In Deltaproteobacteria bacterium, one DNA window encodes the following:
- a CDS encoding dihydroorotate dehydrogenase electron transfer subunit produces the protein MPKSVVEKNTQVSGDFRLIRLRMEGAKKLNIKPGQFVMLRVSEGLDPLLRRPFSVYDSEGGSVVELLYKVVGKGTAIMRDMVKGDGVDVMGPLGKPFPAVKDPSKLVMVAGGIGAAPFYLLTKEIAKKRGTPLFLFGARTKADAKIASLFKGLNAKTFISTEDGSVGAKGRVTALLEKKLSEGSVIYACGPMGMLKAVSAVAKERGVKCLVSLEAGMCCGIGVCLGCAVKTIKHEKSPDNALYKMVCSDGPVFDANDIDWGSFR, from the coding sequence ATGCCGAAATCGGTAGTTGAGAAAAATACGCAGGTCTCCGGCGATTTCCGCCTTATAAGGCTTCGCATGGAAGGCGCGAAAAAGCTGAATATAAAGCCCGGGCAGTTCGTGATGCTCCGTGTCTCAGAAGGGCTTGATCCGCTTCTAAGGCGGCCGTTTAGCGTTTACGACTCTGAGGGTGGCAGTGTCGTCGAGCTTCTATACAAGGTTGTCGGCAAGGGCACTGCCATAATGCGGGACATGGTGAAGGGCGATGGTGTAGATGTCATGGGGCCCCTTGGCAAACCTTTTCCAGCTGTAAAAGACCCTTCGAAGCTTGTTATGGTGGCAGGTGGAATAGGGGCTGCGCCGTTCTATCTCTTAACCAAGGAGATAGCTAAGAAGCGCGGTACCCCGCTCTTTCTTTTTGGCGCGAGGACAAAGGCAGATGCAAAGATTGCGTCGCTCTTCAAGGGCCTTAATGCAAAGACATTTATTTCAACGGAGGACGGAAGCGTTGGAGCCAAAGGCCGCGTAACCGCGCTCCTTGAAAAAAAACTTTCCGAAGGCTCTGTCATCTACGCCTGTGGCCCGATGGGCATGTTAAAGGCGGTTTCAGCCGTTGCAAAAGAGCGTGGCGTTAAGTGCCTTGTCTCTTTAGAGGCAGGGATGTGCTGCGGTATAGGCGTGTGCCTCGGGTGCGCTGTCAAGACCATAAAGCACGAGAAGAGCCCTGATAACGCGTTATATAAGATGGTCTGTTCCGACGGCCCGGTGTTCGATGCAAATGACATAGATTGGGGGTCGTTTAGATGA
- the rimI gene encoding ribosomal protein S18-alanine N-acetyltransferase, with protein sequence MTATRRHIDTALKILPMDAADIDEVVRIEAYSFARPWSRALFLKELKNPLSYSFVVKCTPEGGVEKVCAYAVIWIVADEAHILDFAVEKDERRRGLARRLLGFILGFMEERFAAVVRLEVRRSNGAAIALYESFGFEKEYERKLYYGDEDAIVMKKELEPAFSLRPDDE encoded by the coding sequence GTGACTGCCACGAGAAGGCATATTGATACGGCGCTAAAGATACTGCCCATGGACGCGGCCGACATTGACGAGGTTGTCCGTATAGAGGCGTATTCGTTTGCGAGGCCGTGGTCAAGAGCGCTTTTCCTTAAGGAACTAAAGAACCCCCTTTCGTATTCGTTTGTCGTAAAGTGCACGCCCGAGGGCGGGGTTGAAAAGGTCTGCGCCTACGCAGTGATATGGATAGTCGCCGACGAGGCCCATATACTCGACTTCGCGGTGGAAAAGGACGAGCGAAGAAGGGGGCTGGCCAGACGGCTGCTTGGTTTTATACTCGGTTTCATGGAGGAGCGCTTTGCGGCAGTTGTGAGGCTCGAGGTCAGAAGATCCAACGGCGCGGCAATAGCGCTTTACGAAAGCTTCGGGTTCGAGAAAGAGTACGAGAGAAAACTTTACTACGGCGACGAGGACGCGATAGTGATGAAAAAAGAGCTTGAACCCGCGTTCTCGCTAAGGCCGGACGACGAATAA
- a CDS encoding methyltransferase domain-containing protein, giving the protein MTRSSSLKTSDVRHNRPVMETESVKKIYAAYSKIYDALFKRLFYPRIRHAISGMHIKEGERILDLGVGTGLSLPLYPAFSEVVGIDLSSEMLRVAGKKVKELGLSHITLLEMDAMRLSFEDNSFDNVFISHVVSVVPDPAAMMSEVRRVCKKGGKVVIVNHFKSRNPMVAGLQKIIRPICKRIGWRSDLCMDEFLTKAGLKVDSISTLKKVDPWHIIMATNMK; this is encoded by the coding sequence ATGACAAGGTCTTCTTCGTTAAAGACATCCGACGTAAGGCATAACCGTCCGGTAATGGAGACGGAGTCCGTAAAGAAGATCTACGCGGCTTACTCCAAGATCTACGACGCGCTCTTTAAGCGCCTTTTCTACCCGCGCATACGCCATGCCATATCAGGAATGCATATAAAGGAAGGCGAGCGCATACTTGACTTGGGCGTTGGCACGGGGCTTTCGCTGCCGCTTTATCCGGCGTTCTCAGAGGTGGTCGGCATAGACCTTTCCTCCGAGATGCTGCGTGTTGCCGGGAAGAAGGTCAAGGAACTCGGGCTCTCGCATATAACGCTTCTCGAGATGGACGCGATGAGGCTAAGCTTCGAGGATAACAGCTTCGATAACGTGTTTATCTCCCATGTCGTAAGTGTTGTCCCCGACCCCGCAGCGATGATGAGCGAGGTCCGCCGCGTGTGCAAAAAGGGCGGCAAGGTCGTTATCGTGAACCACTTTAAGAGCCGTAACCCGATGGTCGCGGGGCTGCAAAAGATTATAAGGCCGATATGTAAGCGCATCGGCTGGAGGTCGGATCTTTGCATGGATGAGTTCCTCACCAAGGCAGGGTTGAAGGTGGATAGCATATCTACGCTGAAAAAGGTGGACCCATGGCACATTATCATGGCTACCAATATGAAGTGA
- a CDS encoding GNAT family N-acetyltransferase produces the protein MNAESAAGCRIRAAGKSDRSAIACIIDGCANLNREEKDCALELFDIYLNDKAQRDYFYMVAEIGAKAVGFICYGPASLADRVADIYWVLVSPDARRTGAARRLVEVVEEKLVSDGCRMMVAETSGTDAYTAARKFYEACGFEEAARLKDFFRDNDDKVFFVKDIRRKA, from the coding sequence ATGAACGCCGAGAGCGCCGCAGGGTGCCGTATCAGGGCCGCTGGTAAATCCGACAGAAGCGCCATAGCCTGCATAATAGACGGCTGCGCCAATCTTAACAGGGAAGAAAAGGATTGTGCGCTCGAACTTTTTGATATATATTTGAATGATAAGGCTCAACGCGATTATTTCTACATGGTCGCGGAAATCGGCGCTAAGGCCGTTGGTTTTATCTGTTACGGCCCGGCATCGCTTGCCGATAGGGTAGCCGACATATACTGGGTGCTTGTCAGTCCGGATGCGAGGCGCACAGGGGCCGCGAGGCGGCTTGTGGAGGTGGTCGAGGAAAAGCTTGTAAGCGACGGCTGCCGGATGATGGTTGCCGAGACTTCCGGAACAGATGCTTACACTGCCGCAAGGAAGTTTTACGAGGCCTGCGGGTTCGAAGAAGCTGCAAGACTAAAGGATTTTTTCAGGGATAACGATGACAAGGTCTTCTTCGTTAAAGACATCCGACGTAAGGCATAA
- a CDS encoding ATP-grasp domain-containing protein codes for MSGKKVLVTFNDDGSDKMTVGGKEVEFGSIDESVRDIAASLNEKGHDARVVPLRRDVFDVFVREITSFGQDIIFNVCEAAFGISSYEMNIAALYELYDLKYTGNAPFTLAVALNKGIAKDILRSRNVPTAAYYIAASEGEAVPLHMKFPMIVKPLREDASIGIDVTSVVKNEAELRARIAHVIKEHHQAALIEEYIEGREFNVSVMGPGDNARVLPPSEIDYTGYPAGLPKIISYEAKWIETSPLYIRTAPVCPANVDAELKGKLETVALAAFKALMCRDYARVDMRLGTDGLLRVLEVNPNPDISRDAGFARAARAQGWDYPALVDNIVKTALSRYGA; via the coding sequence ATGAGCGGAAAAAAGGTGCTCGTAACCTTCAACGACGACGGCTCCGATAAGATGACCGTCGGTGGAAAAGAGGTCGAGTTCGGGAGCATCGATGAGAGTGTTAGGGATATCGCCGCTTCGTTAAACGAGAAGGGGCATGATGCAAGGGTCGTTCCTTTAAGACGCGATGTCTTCGATGTGTTTGTAAGGGAGATAACGTCGTTTGGCCAGGATATAATCTTTAACGTATGCGAGGCTGCCTTCGGCATAAGCAGCTATGAGATGAACATCGCAGCGCTCTACGAGCTCTACGACCTTAAGTACACCGGGAACGCGCCGTTTACCCTTGCCGTTGCCCTTAACAAAGGGATTGCCAAGGATATACTAAGAAGCAGGAACGTGCCGACTGCCGCTTATTATATCGCTGCAAGCGAAGGCGAGGCCGTGCCTTTGCATATGAAATTTCCGATGATAGTGAAGCCTTTAAGGGAGGACGCCAGCATTGGCATAGATGTTACCTCGGTTGTTAAAAACGAAGCGGAGCTAAGGGCAAGGATAGCGCATGTCATAAAGGAGCATCACCAGGCAGCGCTTATAGAGGAATATATCGAGGGCAGGGAGTTTAACGTCTCTGTCATGGGTCCCGGCGATAACGCAAGGGTGCTGCCGCCTTCCGAGATAGATTATACCGGGTACCCTGCAGGGCTGCCAAAGATTATTTCTTATGAAGCCAAATGGATAGAAACAAGCCCCCTTTATATACGGACCGCGCCGGTTTGTCCGGCCAATGTGGACGCTGAGTTGAAAGGCAAGCTCGAGACCGTGGCGCTTGCGGCCTTTAAGGCGCTCATGTGCCGCGACTATGCGAGGGTGGACATGAGGCTTGGCACCGACGGCCTTTTAAGAGTGCTCGAAGTAAACCCCAACCCGGATATATCCAGGGATGCCGGGTTTGCCAGGGCCGCAAGGGCCCAGGGCTGGGATTATCCGGCTCTGGTAGACAATATCGTCAAGACCGCGCTGTCGCGCTACGGGGCATAG
- a CDS encoding D-alanine--D-alanine ligase, producing the protein MKLALTYNVRKGNEDKANLPEDHYAEWDDMSTIESVRDGLLKKHDTVGLIEADKDAYEKFRAFSPELVFNMAEGLSGESRESQIPAILEMLGIAYTGSGPLTLGLCLNKARAKEALTAAGVPNARYFIASSKSDIPASLNFPLIAKPLYEGSSKGVKNDCLVKDKSALEAKIAEITALYRQAAIVEEFLPGREFTVALMGNGDTLKVLPIVEIDYSTLPAGANPIYSYEAKWIYDTPEAPLKIFECPAKLDAGTQRMIEDTAKRAFNSLDVKDWCRIDMRLDVNGIANVIELNPLPGILPNPEQNSCFPKAARASGMDFSALVCGVVDAARKRYGI; encoded by the coding sequence ATGAAACTCGCGCTTACCTATAACGTCAGGAAGGGCAACGAAGACAAGGCAAATCTTCCTGAGGACCATTACGCCGAATGGGACGACATGTCTACCATCGAAAGCGTAAGGGACGGGCTTCTTAAAAAGCACGACACCGTCGGGCTAATCGAGGCCGATAAAGACGCTTACGAAAAATTTAGGGCCTTTTCTCCCGAACTCGTCTTCAACATGGCCGAAGGGCTCTCGGGCGAGAGTAGAGAGAGCCAGATACCGGCAATACTCGAGATGCTTGGCATTGCGTACACCGGCTCCGGCCCTCTTACGCTTGGGTTATGTCTTAACAAGGCGCGGGCAAAAGAGGCGCTTACTGCCGCAGGCGTGCCGAACGCGCGCTACTTTATAGCCTCCTCCAAGTCAGATATCCCGGCTTCCTTGAATTTTCCGTTGATAGCAAAGCCTCTGTACGAAGGCTCGAGCAAAGGCGTCAAGAACGACTGTCTTGTAAAGGACAAATCAGCGCTCGAGGCAAAGATAGCCGAGATAACTGCCCTTTACCGCCAGGCTGCGATAGTGGAGGAGTTTTTACCTGGTAGAGAGTTCACGGTTGCTCTTATGGGCAACGGCGATACGTTAAAGGTGCTGCCAATCGTTGAGATAGACTACTCGACACTTCCGGCAGGCGCAAACCCCATTTATTCGTACGAGGCCAAGTGGATATATGATACCCCCGAGGCTCCGCTAAAGATTTTCGAATGCCCGGCAAAGCTCGACGCCGGGACGCAAAGGATGATAGAGGATACGGCAAAGAGGGCCTTCAACTCCCTTGACGTCAAGGACTGGTGCAGGATAGACATGCGCCTCGATGTAAACGGCATTGCCAATGTCATAGAGCTTAACCCTCTTCCCGGAATCCTTCCGAACCCTGAGCAGAACTCGTGCTTTCCAAAGGCCGCGAGGGCCTCCGGCATGGACTTCTCGGCGCTTGTTTGCGGTGTCGTAGACGCCGCAAGGAAGAGGTACGGCATATGA
- a CDS encoding arginine decarboxylase, pyruvoyl-dependent produces MPYVPKKMFFTKGVGVHKEELHSFELALRDAGIEKCNLVQVSSIFPPNCKRLPKSQGIKHLSPGQVTFCVLSRLTNNEPRRLMAASVGVAIPTDRKLYGYLSEHHAYGQTDSIAGDYAEDLAAAMLASTLGIELDENLGWDEKKEIYKISDKIVHTTNITQSAIVKSDGTYTTVLAAAVLLF; encoded by the coding sequence ATGCCCTACGTTCCAAAGAAGATGTTCTTTACCAAAGGTGTCGGCGTCCACAAGGAGGAGCTGCATTCATTCGAGCTCGCGCTAAGGGATGCGGGCATAGAGAAATGCAACCTCGTCCAGGTATCCAGCATATTCCCCCCCAATTGCAAGCGTCTTCCGAAGAGCCAGGGAATAAAGCATCTTTCTCCAGGGCAGGTGACGTTTTGCGTGCTTAGCCGCCTTACCAATAACGAGCCGAGAAGACTCATGGCCGCTTCCGTCGGGGTCGCCATACCGACCGATAGAAAGCTCTACGGTTATTTGAGCGAGCACCATGCCTACGGACAGACCGACAGCATAGCAGGCGATTACGCCGAAGACCTCGCGGCCGCGATGCTTGCCTCCACTCTCGGCATCGAGCTCGATGAGAACCTTGGCTGGGACGAGAAAAAGGAAATATATAAGATAAGCGACAAGATAGTCCACACGACCAACATAACGCAGTCCGCGATAGTTAAGAGCGACGGCACGTATACAACGGTGCTGGCGGCGGCGGTGCTGCTTTTCTAG
- the speB gene encoding agmatinase, with the protein MSTDTLLKNVFGGIESPVRKPRYAVLSVPYDMTTSYVAGARNGPSAIIEASTHMELYDDELGCEPWKAGIETREFLAPTTTGPKEMVERVRIASEKIIRDGRIPVMLGGEHSISFGLAAALKKKYKNLSVLQFDAHADMRDAYEDSKSNHACVARRISEICPIVQVGIRSLSEEEAEFLEKDSRKKSPRVKTFYARDIRKKMPVDEIISGLTDEIFITIDLDVFDPAIMAATGTPEPGGLFWYDVVETLSAVISKKKVVGFDVVELCPIPGIIAPDFLAAKLVYKIMGYVNRREDRGKGK; encoded by the coding sequence GTGAGCACGGATACTCTTTTGAAAAACGTTTTTGGAGGCATAGAGAGCCCGGTAAGGAAGCCGAGGTACGCTGTTCTTTCGGTGCCTTACGATATGACGACGTCCTACGTTGCAGGAGCGCGTAACGGCCCTTCCGCGATAATCGAGGCATCGACGCATATGGAACTCTACGACGACGAGCTTGGGTGCGAGCCATGGAAGGCCGGCATAGAGACGCGTGAGTTCCTCGCTCCTACGACCACCGGGCCAAAAGAGATGGTCGAGCGCGTAAGGATTGCCTCCGAGAAGATAATAAGAGATGGCCGCATCCCGGTGATGCTTGGCGGAGAGCACAGCATATCGTTTGGGCTGGCCGCCGCGCTAAAGAAGAAGTATAAGAACCTCTCGGTGCTTCAGTTCGACGCGCACGCCGATATGCGCGATGCCTACGAGGACAGCAAGTCCAACCACGCGTGTGTCGCAAGGCGCATATCCGAGATATGCCCAATAGTGCAGGTAGGCATAAGGAGCCTTAGTGAGGAGGAGGCAGAGTTTTTAGAGAAGGACTCGAGGAAAAAGAGCCCAAGGGTGAAAACCTTCTATGCCAGAGACATCAGAAAAAAAATGCCCGTAGATGAGATTATTAGTGGACTTACGGACGAGATTTTTATTACAATAGACCTCGACGTCTTCGACCCGGCCATAATGGCCGCCACGGGGACGCCCGAGCCCGGAGGGCTCTTCTGGTACGATGTGGTAGAGACGCTCTCAGCCGTCATATCGAAGAAGAAGGTCGTAGGGTTCGACGTTGTGGAGCTTTGTCCCATACCGGGTATTATCGCTCCCGACTTTCTCGCAGCCAAGCTGGTGTACAAGATAATGGGGTACGTCAACAGGCGCGAGGACAGAGGAAAAGGAAAATAA
- a CDS encoding lytic transglycosylase domain-containing protein, with translation MKAGKATFVLCVVCLLILISVSSSRAVRIPDDNLEKAFIRKSLLDSTTGLTFHEEMRLADFIFEESMERGLDPILVLALMETESKYYNWSRSSKGAVGLMQLRSDIGSDLAAKLDIDFEGEKTLYDPYTNVRLGVYYLSLLRDKFDDTEVAMAAYNNGPTRVAYRVNNGGNVPHRFKTRVYNKYRDMKQTILEG, from the coding sequence ATGAAAGCAGGAAAAGCTACATTCGTTCTTTGCGTGGTATGTTTGCTTATTCTTATTTCCGTATCTTCGTCGCGAGCCGTAAGGATTCCTGATGATAATCTGGAAAAGGCGTTCATAAGAAAGTCGCTTCTTGACAGCACAACCGGGCTTACGTTCCACGAGGAGATGAGGCTCGCGGACTTTATATTCGAGGAGAGCATGGAGCGCGGGTTAGACCCGATACTGGTCCTCGCGCTGATGGAGACCGAGAGTAAGTATTATAACTGGTCCAGGTCGTCCAAAGGGGCGGTCGGGCTGATGCAGCTTAGGTCGGATATTGGCAGCGACCTTGCCGCAAAGCTCGACATAGACTTCGAAGGCGAGAAGACCCTCTATGATCCGTATACCAACGTAAGGCTCGGCGTCTACTACCTGTCTTTGCTAAGGGATAAATTCGACGACACGGAGGTGGCCATGGCCGCTTATAATAACGGCCCTACGCGCGTGGCCTACAGGGTAAATAACGGCGGCAACGTGCCACACAGGTTCAAGACAAGGGTGTATAACAAATACAGGGACATGAAGCAGACGATACTGGAGGGATAG
- the recJ gene encoding single-stranded-DNA-specific exonuclease RecJ, whose product MKKRWRVNPANKELQDALGRELNILPVTAQLLINRGLVDKDTALSFLSPDINALIDPFLLKGMDKAVTRIAEAVGKKERIAIYGDYDVDGTTATAVLGLFFKEIGVEPLCYIPERKSEGYGLNEGALRELKEKGASLVITVDCGSSNSKEVAFAKTLGLDCIVTDHHEVPSDVSAIEYLVNPMQEGCTYPFKGLCGAGVAFHLAIAIRTRLRERGMLTVVPNLKRYLDLVAIGTIADMVSLTGVNRVLVSHGLKELETTGRAGLRALKDVAGLRPGRVNAEAVAFQIAPRINAAGRMERADTALRLLITDDEAEASEIARKLNAINIERQAVEAAILGEAIEMLGPNPADRAIVLASKSWNQGVVGIVASRLVEKFGRPAVLAAIDGDIAKGSVRGVKGVNVLDGLTACADKLVRYGGHKAAAGITVEAAMFDAFKASYLEYMNSHITDDDLTPEVTLDCVVPLSDVNARMVTELERLAPFGRANERPLFCIEGARVMQSDLVRDKHLKLVLKQSGRTQSAIAYKMGTMHPVGGLYDVAFFPYIDNWNGNSSVCLNVKDLRPSERA is encoded by the coding sequence ATGAAGAAGCGCTGGAGGGTAAACCCCGCCAATAAGGAACTCCAAGACGCGCTCGGAAGGGAATTAAACATCCTTCCGGTCACGGCTCAACTTTTGATAAACAGGGGCCTTGTCGACAAAGACACGGCCCTTTCTTTTTTATCCCCGGACATAAACGCGCTCATCGACCCGTTCCTTTTAAAGGGAATGGATAAGGCTGTTACGCGCATAGCCGAGGCTGTAGGCAAAAAAGAGCGCATCGCGATTTACGGCGACTATGACGTGGACGGCACAACGGCTACCGCTGTGCTCGGATTGTTCTTTAAGGAAATAGGGGTAGAGCCTCTTTGTTACATCCCGGAGCGAAAGAGCGAGGGCTACGGCCTAAATGAAGGCGCTCTAAGAGAACTAAAGGAAAAGGGCGCCTCGCTCGTCATCACCGTTGACTGCGGCTCCTCCAATTCAAAAGAGGTCGCGTTTGCGAAAACGCTTGGCCTCGACTGCATTGTCACAGACCACCACGAAGTGCCCTCAGACGTAAGCGCGATCGAATACCTCGTTAACCCCATGCAGGAGGGTTGCACCTATCCTTTCAAGGGGCTTTGCGGCGCGGGCGTTGCCTTTCATCTGGCAATAGCCATAAGGACGAGGCTTAGAGAGCGCGGCATGCTTACAGTCGTGCCGAACCTTAAGCGCTATCTCGACCTCGTTGCCATAGGCACTATCGCGGACATGGTCTCTCTTACCGGAGTTAACCGCGTGCTAGTTAGCCACGGCTTAAAGGAACTCGAAACTACCGGAAGGGCAGGGCTTCGCGCGCTTAAGGACGTCGCAGGGCTAAGGCCGGGCCGCGTGAACGCCGAGGCCGTTGCATTTCAGATAGCGCCGCGCATAAACGCAGCCGGAAGAATGGAGCGGGCCGATACCGCGCTACGTTTGCTTATTACCGACGACGAGGCCGAGGCTTCGGAAATAGCCAGAAAGCTTAATGCCATAAACATAGAACGTCAGGCGGTTGAGGCCGCAATCCTTGGCGAAGCTATCGAGATGCTGGGCCCCAATCCCGCTGACAGGGCCATAGTGCTTGCGTCCAAGAGCTGGAACCAGGGTGTAGTTGGAATAGTTGCTTCCAGGCTCGTTGAAAAATTCGGGCGACCTGCCGTGCTTGCTGCCATAGACGGAGATATCGCAAAGGGCTCGGTAAGGGGCGTAAAGGGCGTGAATGTCCTTGACGGGCTAACTGCCTGCGCAGATAAGCTTGTAAGGTACGGCGGCCATAAGGCTGCCGCCGGCATAACCGTCGAGGCCGCGATGTTCGACGCCTTCAAGGCCTCGTATCTTGAATACATGAACTCGCATATTACCGACGACGACCTCACTCCCGAGGTAACGCTCGATTGTGTTGTGCCTCTATCCGATGTGAACGCGAGGATGGTAACAGAACTCGAGAGGCTTGCGCCTTTTGGCAGAGCCAACGAGCGGCCGCTCTTTTGCATCGAGGGCGCGCGCGTGATGCAGTCGGATCTTGTGAGAGACAAGCACCTTAAGCTCGTATTAAAGCAAAGCGGCAGGACTCAGAGCGCCATAGCCTACAAGATGGGCACGATGCATCCGGTGGGCGGGCTCTATGACGTGGCATTTTTTCCGTACATAGACAACTGGAACGGCAATTCGAGTGTGTGTTTGAACGTGAAGGACTTAAGGCCAAGCGAGAGGGCGTAG
- a CDS encoding DUF502 domain-containing protein — MHKRTKRTFITKTFIKGLTVVVPVFVALYVLLLVFTKAEQVVKQLITAVIPPDYYITGLGVALFALAIFAVGLLMYPWITKKISKPLDSFSRRIPLFGLVYSPIKDLMNLLGDDVGTSLGDPVMVELDHSQTKMVGFLTRSNAEGLPEGFIPPNHVVVFVPWSSQIGGFCFVVPKERIRPLDITAEEAIRWSFTAGLSGPENHGPK; from the coding sequence GTGCACAAAAGGACAAAACGCACATTCATAACAAAGACCTTCATAAAGGGCCTTACTGTCGTAGTACCCGTGTTCGTGGCGCTATACGTGCTTTTACTCGTATTCACAAAGGCCGAGCAGGTGGTAAAACAGCTAATCACAGCTGTCATACCTCCCGATTACTACATCACGGGCCTCGGTGTAGCGCTCTTTGCGCTTGCGATATTCGCAGTAGGTCTTCTGATGTATCCGTGGATTACGAAAAAGATATCAAAGCCCCTTGATTCGTTCTCGCGAAGGATCCCGCTCTTTGGCCTCGTGTACTCGCCGATAAAAGACCTGATGAACCTCCTCGGCGATGACGTGGGCACAAGCCTCGGAGACCCGGTGATGGTGGAACTCGACCACTCACAAACGAAAATGGTCGGGTTCCTCACGCGTAGCAACGCCGAAGGACTGCCCGAAGGATTCATTCCTCCAAACCACGTGGTAGTGTTCGTTCCGTGGAGCTCTCAAATCGGCGGGTTCTGCTTTGTGGTTCCAAAGGAAAGAATCAGGCCGCTCGACATCACAGCCGAAGAGGCAATACGATGGTCGTTTACAGCGGGGCTTTCGGGACCAGAGAACCACGGACCGAAGTAG
- the secF gene encoding protein translocase subunit SecF — MEFIKNANFDFMGKRKVFLAISVVIAVVGLVAAAAVPLGKANLGIDFSGGVAVQYKFEKPFKADEVRDALKKGGFPEADIQEFSGTNRLLVRIKGSMVTEGVAAKIDGALKTALPDNPFELDSTTEIGPTVGKRLQKDALWAIVISLLAILAYVWWRFEFRFGVAAIIATFHDVLAVLALFFILGNEINLLVITALLTIAGYSLTDTVVVFDRIRENLRKGSKDDLVPLINRSVNEVLSRTIVTSGTTLIVLIALFFLGGEVIHDFSLALAAGVIVGTYSSIFIASPLLLLWGGSKENLIKKEEPKKEEAYT; from the coding sequence ATGGAATTCATAAAAAACGCTAACTTCGATTTCATGGGCAAGAGAAAGGTCTTTCTTGCCATATCCGTCGTAATTGCCGTGGTAGGGCTTGTGGCTGCCGCGGCGGTGCCGCTTGGCAAAGCCAATCTCGGTATAGACTTCTCCGGCGGAGTTGCCGTGCAATACAAGTTCGAGAAACCGTTCAAGGCCGACGAGGTAAGGGACGCGCTTAAAAAGGGCGGCTTCCCCGAGGCCGACATTCAGGAGTTTTCCGGCACCAACCGGCTCCTCGTCAGGATAAAGGGCAGCATGGTGACCGAGGGTGTCGCAGCGAAGATAGATGGCGCTCTAAAGACAGCGCTTCCGGATAATCCCTTTGAACTCGATTCCACTACCGAGATAGGCCCGACAGTCGGCAAAAGGCTACAGAAGGACGCGCTCTGGGCAATAGTTATATCGCTTCTGGCCATACTGGCATACGTCTGGTGGCGTTTTGAGTTCCGTTTCGGCGTTGCCGCCATCATCGCGACCTTCCACGACGTGCTCGCGGTGCTTGCGCTCTTCTTTATTCTCGGTAACGAGATAAACCTTCTTGTCATCACCGCGCTCCTCACCATAGCCGGTTATTCGCTGACCGACACAGTCGTTGTCTTCGACAGAATCAGGGAGAACCTTAGAAAGGGCTCGAAGGATGACCTTGTGCCGCTAATCAACAGGAGCGTGAACGAGGTGCTAAGCCGCACGATTGTTACTTCCGGCACTACACTTATTGTGCTTATTGCGCTCTTTTTCCTTGGCGGAGAGGTCATACACGACTTTTCGCTTGCTCTGGCAGCGGGAGTAATAGTTGGCACGTACTCCTCTATATTCATAGCAAGCCCGCTTCTTTTACTCTGGGGCGGCAGCAAGGAAAACCTTATAAAGAAGGAAGAGCCGAAAAAGGAAGAGGCGTATACGTAG